The sequence gggagaccccagacccacttccagtacctaaaggggctccaggggaGTTGGAGAGAGACCtgggacaagggggaatggcttcccatggccagagggcagggttaggtgGGATATGGGGAAGAAGTCCTTCCCTGCAGGGTGATGGGACTAACACAGGTttcccaaagaagctgtggctgccccatccctgcaagtgttcaaggccactttggacagggcttggagcagcctgggctagtgGGAGgcgtccctgccatggcagggctttGGATGAGCTGCCAGGTCCCTTCCCAAAAACCTCCAGATCTCCTGTTTTGATGAGCAAAACCCTTCCAGCCACTGTGGCCCCACAGCTGTGGCTCCTGGGTGGTCACTGCTGCTTCCTCCCCTGGCAGGTGCTGGATGAGTTCTCCAGGCAGGTCAGCAAGATGGACTGGCCTTCAGTGTCACCTGCCAACATCAACTACTCTGCCTTGGACGGATACCTCAGCAAGTACCAGGTACAGAGCCCCGGGACCCCGCAGGGCACCAGGACAGAGGGTCTCCgtgttccctgcagccctgagaAGTGCAGGGGAGATACCcgggcagccctggcacgtgCTGGGACCCCGGTGCCCCCCCGGAGTCCCTGTGGTGGTGCCAGCACCAGCACCGTGCTGTTTCTCCCCAGAACCCCCGTGATGCTGACCCGATGACCCGAGTGCAGGCGGAGCTGGATGAGACCAAAATCATCCTGgtgaggctgcagggctggatgctCGTGCCTGCACAGGCCCGTGGGGGCCCCGGGGCATGCaatggggcaggggagagtcaCCCCAAGCCATTCCCCAGAGACCTCCCTGGGGTGGGAGctccctttcctcttcctctttttgtCTTGCCCTTTTTCTCCTTGGGCTTTTCCCAGCTGGCCGGGCCAAGTTCCCagagctggggggctgcaggagggtgGCAGGAGGGGTGGTGGCACCTCCATCCCGAGCTGCAGGGTgcagtggggctgctgctggggctcagcacaCCTTTCTCTGGCAGCACAACACTATGGAGTCACTGCTGGAGCGCGGGGAGAAGCTGGACGACCTGGTCTCCAAATCAGAGGTGCTGGGCGCACAATCCAAAGCCTTCTACAAAACGGTGGGTGTGAGGGTGACCCCCTCTCcaggggagctgggaggggtgCAGAGTCATCCTTGGGGAGCACAGCTCTGCGTGCCGGGCAGGGATCACCCCTGTTCCCCCaggaggggtgcagggagccTGGAGGCCGCAGCTGCAGCCGCCAGCCCCTCCCTGGGGTGTCCTGCACCCTGCCCTGGCCCCTGTCcgtcccagctcctggcaccaGCTCTGGCCACACGGAAAGGAGCCTCCGGGCCATCAGCCTTCGTGCTCTGTCCACCTCTGGCAGGACAGGGGATgtgtgggacccccaaaccctcGGGGAGCTTCACCGAtggttttccttctcttcctagGCCCGAAAGCAGAACTCCTGCTGTGAAATCATGTGAAGTGGAGCCCGGGGTCTCCACCTCTGGACCACCAGCCCTGCACCCCCCTCCACAGCCCCCCCAGGGCTGTTCCTGGGGCTGGGCCGGGGTTCCTCAGCCCCCTGGGCTGATGTGACTGTTGTCCACCTTGTGGGGACACCAAGGCTGGCGCCAGGCTGGCACCCAGGGGGGGTGGTCCACGCCGAAGACCCCCCACCCTCACTGTTCTTGGGACAGCTGGGACCAGGGGACGCCCGGCCATGCATTCCCCTGCCTTCACACCCCCTGGAAGCCTGGAGGAGCCCCCCACTCTGTCCGGGGGGCTGAGGGGGCAGGCAGAACCCCCCGCTGCCATCCCAGGCAGCTTTTATGTATTTGTGTCCTAAGGGTGAGCTGGGGGGTGGGagaagggggaagggaaaaagaaggtTTCTGGGTTGGGGGTGCTCTGTgcctccctggcagctcctccccACGCTGCTGAGCCCGGAGCTGTGTCCCggtgctgggggatgggggGAGCTTACCAGCCTGCCCTGCACCCCGAGCCCCTCCCCTGCTCCCACCTGCCAGGCTGGGGGGCTCAGCACCTGCCAGGCCCCAGCAGCCCTcactgcctcctcttcctcctccttgggAACGGAAAAGTTGGGCTTGGGCTGTACCTCGGGTGTTCTGTGCCCTGGCTGCGCCGGCCGGGGGATAAAGTCGTCTTTGGCAGTCGCAGCCCTGTTCCCTCTCTGCAGCGTCCCGGGTGGCATTTCACACAGACACGTCCTGGGCACCCCGGCGGGGACGGGGCCTTCCCCCTTCACCTCTTACTTTAATGATCATTGGTTTTTCCTCATAATTTATTTGCAGTTTTCCCGAGACAAAAACGAAATCAGAGTCATCTTTTACACTTACAAGGctcagaaagaaaagacaaaggGGTTTTTCTGGGGGGAGGGGCATGGGGGGGATATGCTGGGGGAGGGGGAGACAgaaaaagaatgagagaaaaggggaggaaggagaaaaatttgGCAACGATCCACCAGCATTCATGGGACAGGAACAGCTCAGCTCCTCAACATACAGCGTTAGCGCCCGAGGGTTGCTCCCGCGCAAAGGGCATGCAGAGAAATCatcagaataattaaaaaataattaatatccCCCCGCCCAtcccgccccctcccccccagccaaaaccagccctCAGCATGGTGGGGATGCCCTGGGGAACCGCGTGGGGAGTGCCTGGGAGTGGAGTGGGCTTGgggggccggggcggccggGTCCCCCCGAGCGCTGGCCGTGGGAGGGGGGTGCAGGATGTGCTGCCGGGACCCCCGTGCTGGGGGGGCCGGCGGAGCAGCCTGTGCCCCCTAAGAGACCCATTCTCTTAGTCTAAAGTGCTTCCGATGCTGCGTCAGTGCTGGCTGGATCGTCCTGAGCCCCCCACCCCGAGCCCCAACGCCCCCCAGCTGCCCTCTGCCCCCTGCCACGGCACCCACACCCCCTGCCAGCACCCGGGGCTGGCACCCGTGACACGGGGCGCcggggggggacacgggggtgtcCCCTCCCAAAGGCACCCGCGTGTTCCCCgtgcagcagagcccaggatTGGCCTCGGGCCCCCACGGGCAGCGCTCCCCGGGGAGGCACTGGACTGGGGTGGAGGGGAGAGAGTCTGTGCGTGTCCCCCCCACCTCACTCACCCCCTGGCAGCCCCCCGTTGCTGGGGACCCCCGTGGGAATTCAAAAATAAATAGCTCTCTCTATGtacaggggctggggcaggacagagcaaagcagagccCAAAGAACAACATCCACCACCAGCGACAGCAACACGCCACGAGCACAGCCGGGAGGGGGGCCGGGaccccccttcccccccagcAGAGACGGGCCAAGGGggggggctgagccccccagcGCCCTCGCCTGTGGCCGAGCGgctgggttgggtttgggggtgtgggcgggtttgggattggggtgggttttcccccttttttttttttttccttttttttttttttttttttttttgttttttggtggtcTTCCTcgttttggctttttgttttttttgtctttttgttttctgcaaacACAGGCACCGGAGGGGGGGAGCAGGGGCCAGGGTGAGGGGGGACAGGCATGCGGACGCGTGCTTCGGGGGGCCGCAGCTCCGGCTGCCGCCTCGGCTCCCATCGCCGTCTCCATCGGGCTGGAACCAGGACAGCCACCGCGAGCTCTGCGGGGACACCCCGGTGAGCCCCAGCCGGGGCTCGCCGTGCCCCCCGAGCCCCGAGCCTGCCCTCACCGTCACTGCAGCGGGGCCACGGGGGCCCCCGAGCCGTGGAAGTGGACGTTCTGCCACTTGCCGTCGCGGCGGTGCCACACGCGCGTCTCCTCGGACTGGCTGGTGCGCGGCCGGCCCTGCGCGTCGATGTACTGCGTCAGGCGGATGTAGGCGATGCAGGCCGCGTCCTCGCCGATGACGTGCACGTGCGGGTTCAGGATGGTCGTGTGGATCGGCTTGTTGTTCTTGGAGAGCACTGCGGGGCGGgcaggaatggggctgggatggggctgggatggggttgggatggggacagggatggggctgggatggggcaggaatggggctgggatggggacagggatggggctgggatggggcaggaatggggctgggacggggctgggagggggctgggatggggctgggacggggcagggatggggctgggacggggcagggatggggctgggatggggcaggaatggggctgggatgggacagggatggggctgggatggggacagggatggggctgggatggggacagggatggggctgggacggggcagggatggggcaggggtggggcagggatggggctgggatggggcagggatggggctggaacggggctgggatggggctgggatggggacagggatggggcaaggatggggcagggatggggctgggatgggacagggatggggcagggatggggacagggatggggctgggatggggcaggggtggggctgggatggggttgggatgaggctgggatggggctgggatgggacagggatggggacagggatggggctgggatggggcaggaatggggctgggatgggacagggatggggacagggatggggctgggatggggcaggcatggggacagggatggggacagggatggggcaggcatggggacagggatggggacagggatggaatcgacatggggacagggaagggacagAGAATGGGCAGAAGaaggggcagggatggaatCGGAACAGGCaaggggaaggggcagggatggggacagggaatgggaaaggggcaggggcgggggtggtggcagggatggggacagggaatgggcaggggaaggggcagggatggtggcagtgcaggctgACAGATGGCCCAGCAGgggagggctgggcacaggCGAGCGAGGTGACCACGATGGGCGGGCAGTGGGCGAGAGATGGGACAGTGAAGGAGACgggagggatggggctgggctgggcagggcggGCAGGTGGCCCAGGCAGCTCAGGTACTCACAGTTCTCAAAATAGAAGCGGTGGAAGTCCATCCCCTCCACCAGGTTGCCCAGTGCCTCGGGCTCAAAGGAGGTGAGCCCCGGGTCGCAGAtcttcctgcaggcagcaggtgaGTGGCCCCACCTGGCCCcacccgcccggccccgccccgccggccgccccACTCACGCGTAGGCCTCGAAGTCGCCGTTGTTGACGGCCTCGATGAGCTGCTCCGTGATCTTGATGATCTCCTGCTTGCGGGCTGGGGGCACGCCACTGTCACCACCACCGCCCCGGCCCACCGTGGCGTGGGTGGACGGGATGTTGGGGTGGACATGGGACATGAAGGGGAGGCATGGGgacagacacggggacagacagacagacctggAGGGCAGAACAACcctggggacagacagacagaccaTGGGGATGGACCACGGGGACAAACACAGGGACCTTGGGGACAGACAGACCGACCATGAGGGCAGTCAAGACAGAccacagggacagacacaggg is a genomic window of Lonchura striata isolate bLonStr1 chromosome 32, bLonStr1.mat, whole genome shotgun sequence containing:
- the YKT6 gene encoding synaptobrevin homolog YKT6 codes for the protein MRLYSLSVLYKGEPRVRLLKAAYDVSSFSFFQRSSVQEFMTFTSQLIVERSALGSRASVKEQDYLCHVYVRSDGLAGVVIADNEYPQRVCFTLLDKVLDEFSRQVSKMDWPSVSPANINYSALDGYLSKYQNPRDADPMTRVQAELDETKIILHNTMESLLERGEKLDDLVSKSEVLGAQSKAFYKTARKQNSCCEIM